The nucleotide window GTGGCCGATAATCCCCACCGTTAATTTCTGCCTGGCGGTATTTTCTTTTAAACCGTCAGGAGTAAAGATTTGTTCCCTGTACCGGGCTTTTGCTGCAGCCACCGCCTCTACGACACGATTTGCGCCCATGCCCAAGGCCTTGGCCATCCCTTTTATGGCAGACTGCAATCCCTCTTCCCGTCGACGGGCAAGATCTACGGTTGTATCTATAATAGGCGGACAGGGTTTCAAGGCCGCCCGCAGCATATCCGGCAGACCCATGAGCTTGGGACAGATATAGCTTTTGTCTTCCACACTTACCAGGCGTGGAACAAAAAGGGCATCAACGCGCGGAGCCAACCAGGCGGCATGGCCGTAATAAACCTTTACCGGCAGACAGGCTTCGGCCACTGCCAATTCCACACCCAAATCCATAATCTCCCGGCAGGTGGCAGGGGATACCACTATTTCGACCCCCAAGTGGTGAAAAAATGTTTCCCACCAGGAACCGTAGTAATAGTAAAATAGGGCGCGCGGCACACCCAGACGCCATTTTTTATTTTTTAGTCCCATCATTTTCCTCCCCTTCCCTTCGCCAGATGTCTTCCTCTCGTATCATGGGCTTGCGGGCCGGCTCGGGATAGGGCTGTCGGTCCACATCCAGGGGATGAAGGACCCGGGGACGCACCTTTTGCAGGGGTACCGGCGGTCGGATTAAGATGTCCTTTAAGGCGCTGCCGTTAAAAGGCAGCAAAGGCCATAAATAAGGCAAACCGAAGGATTTGGTGGTGGCCAGCAACAAAAAGGTTCCCAGGGTGACGGCCACCAGGCCGGGCAGACGAAACAGCCCGACACCGATTAACAGGGCAATTCTAACCAAGGTATTGGCCATTCCCAGTTCATAACTCGGCGTGGAAAAAATGCCCACGGCAGCAATGGCCATATAAAGGATTACCTCCGGGTTAAAAAAGCCCACCGCCACGGCAATATCGCCGATCAATACGGCGGCAATTAATCCCAGAGCCGTAGCCAAAGCCGTAGGAGTATGGATGGCAGCCAAACGCATGAGATCGATGCCCAGTTCGGCAAAAAGGAATTGCCAGAATAAAGGAATGGCGCCTAAACTTTTAGGCCCGATCCATGACAGGCCCGGCGGCAACAATCCCGGCTGCAGGGAAAGCAACAGCCAAATAGGGGGTAAAAATACGGAAATGAGAACCCCCAAAAAGCGTACAATCCGCAAAAAGGTGCCGATTAAAGGCGCCT belongs to Moorella humiferrea and includes:
- a CDS encoding acyl-CoA dehydratase activase-related protein, yielding MMGLKNKKWRLGVPRALFYYYYGSWWETFFHHLGVEIVVSPATCREIMDLGVELAVAEACLPVKVYYGHAAWLAPRVDALFVPRLVSVEDKSYICPKLMGLPDMLRAALKPCPPIIDTTVDLARRREEGLQSAIKGMAKALGMGANRVVEAVAAAKARYREQIFTPDGLKENTARQKLTVGIIGHGYLLYDRYLGMDVPEKVARMGGKVVFPEHLTEGEVEEACRQLSKRLYWTLGQKIMGAALHFMDRDDIDGIIHLTAFGCGPDSLVGDLAERYARRRGKPFLLLTLDEHTGEAGLNTRIEAFMDMLYRRRTA